Within the Arthrobacter caoxuetaonis genome, the region ACCCGCATGGGAATTCTGGGGGTACCTGCTGACGGCTGCCGTCATCCCGATCGGCGCCGTCTGGTGGTCGTTGATGGACCGGTCGCGATGGAGCAACCTGGTCCTGGGAGCAGTCGGAGTCACCGTGTTCGTCATGCTGTTCCGGATGGAGCAGATTTGGGATGGAGTCCAGCTCGGATGAAAAAACTGATTAAGCCCAAGCCCGCTGCAGACCCGGCAGCGCCGGCTGCGCGCAACACGGGGCCGGGGCGGCTCATCGTCGCCGTCTATGGCGTCTTCGCCCTGGCGGCATCGGCACGGGCGGCCTTCCAGATCGCCACCAAGTTCGACGAGGCCCCGGTGGCGTACCTGCTGTCCGCCTTCGCAGCAGCGGTCTACATCGTCGCAACCCTTTCACTGGCCCGGTCCGGGGAAACCTCCTACAAGGTCTCCGTCGCCGCCGTCGGGATCGAGATGGCTGGAGTTGTTGCTGTGGGACTTCTTGGCCTGCTTGACCCGGCCGCGCTCCCGGATGACACTGTCTGGTCAGGTTTTGGCCAGGGCTACGGATTTGTGCCGCTCGTGCTGCCCATTCTTGGACTGTGGTGGCTTTACCGGCACAGGAACCGCCAACACGCCTAGCTGCCGGGTCACCAACAGGTCCGCCCCGGCCCGTGAGACGATGTGAAAAACCGTGCCGGCGCCTCAACGCGGGCACGGTGAACCGCGATCCCATCAGGGGGCAACCATGACAACGCCAACTCCGGGACCGGCTGAGCAGTCCCACGGCACCGGCGGCAGCCGGAAATCCACCCCGGGCGGGCAGTCCACCCCGGGTACCGGCAGGTTTTCCAGGCGAAGCAAAGGCAAAGCGGCCGCGTCCGATGCAGGCCGTCAGCCGGCTGCGAGGACCTGGAAGAGCTCAGATGACTGGGGCGTTTTCCGGACCGTTGTCATCGCCGTCGGCGTCCTGATCGCCGGAATCGGCATTTATTACCTGGTTACCGGAACGGCAGGAGTGGCTGAGACCAGCGGGGGAGCGGTCAATGCGTCGCTGGAGAGCCAGTTC harbors:
- a CDS encoding DUF4345 domain-containing protein; translated protein: MTTPTPGPAEQSHGTGGSRKSTPGGQSTPGTGRFSRRSKGKAAASDAGRQPAARTWKSSDDWGVFRTVVIAVGVLIAGIGIYYLVTGTAGVAETSGGAVNASLESQFRFFSAMMVGVGAAFVAIAIKFQWANMLWLVCLMVFLGGIGRVLSWAFSGTPHFTLIILMILELAFPPALLVWHRFIAKTSALKSEIHRGRAGGEGSAPAGA